One Camelina sativa cultivar DH55 chromosome 3, Cs, whole genome shotgun sequence genomic window carries:
- the LOC104776959 gene encoding SAP30-binding protein produces the protein MAPNKSEGIALLSVYSDEDDEEMEDADEEEEEEEEEEQRNQEESGKRIEEDQVEEANYMDEERGRGGGGGEDSRTPRLLDGGGASSAHATPRSLDNNDESPRADWSNRIADGEKADDASGESSDALLDQFLPPPPREKCSEELQRKIDKFLSLKKMGKSFNAEVRNRKEYRNPDFLLHAVSYQDIDQTGSCFSKDVFDPNGYDPSDFCDALEVDMKHERERKEQESKKNQKLDFVSVGTQPGAVFAAQKPNIPIPGIPALVPSGLPSVPTEIAARDGRPNKKSKWDKVDGDVKNPPLAAGTQDSLSSIRPNVALVSATSAGSGYSAFAHQRRREVEGRRSSEGKLERRS, from the exons ATGGCTCCGAATAAGTCTGAAGGAATCGCTTTACTATCTGTTTACAGTGATGAGGATGACGAAGAGATGGAAGACgccgatgaagaagaagaagaagaagaagaagaagagcagagGAATCAGGAAGAGAGTGGAAAACGAATCGAAGAAGATCAGGTAGAAGAAGCGAATTATATGGATGAAGAGAGaggtagaggaggaggaggaggagaagattcTAGAACGCCGAGGTTGTTAGATGGTGGTGGAGCTTCTAGTGCTCATGCGACGCCTCGTTCGCTTGATAACAACGATGAATCACCGAGAGCTGATTGGAGTAATCGAATTGCGGATGGTGAGAAAGCTGATGATGCTTCCGGGGAAAGTAGTGATGCGTTACTGGATCAGTTTCTTCCGCCTCCACCGAGAGAGAAGTGCTCCGAGGAGCTGCAA AGGAAAATAGATAAGTTTCTGAGCTTGAAAAAGATGGGGAAAAGTTTCAATGCAGAAGTGCGGAATAGAAAGGAATACAGGAATCCAGACTTCCTTTTACATGCCGTAAGTTACCAAGACATTGATCAGACAGGTTCCTGTTTCAGTAAAGATGTATTCGACCCCAATGGATATGATCCAAGTGACTTCTGCGATGCATTAG AAGTTGACATGAAGCATGAGAGGGAAAGGAAGGAGCAAGAAAGCAAGAAGAACCAAAAGCTTGACTTTGTTTCTGTTGGTACTCAACCTGGGGCGGTTTTTGCTGCTCAAAAGCCTAACATCCCCATTCCAG GTATTCCAGCTTTAGTTCCTAGTGGATTGCCTTCCGTACCAACCGAAATCGCTGCTCGTGATGGTAGACCAAACAAGAAATCCAAATGGGATAAG GTTGATGGGGACGTAAAGAATCCTCCTCTAGCAGCCGGGACTCAGGATTCCCTATCCTCAATCCGGCCTAATGTAGCTCTTGTATCTGCTACCAGTGCTGGTTCGGGATACTCAGCTTTTGC GCACCAACGGAGACGAGAGGTGGAAGGACGGAGATCTTCCGAGGGGAAATTGGAGAGAAGAAGTTAA